A genome region from Gymnogyps californianus isolate 813 chromosome 4, ASM1813914v2, whole genome shotgun sequence includes the following:
- the LOC127015860 gene encoding transmembrane protease serine 11E-like — translation MLRCCTVCCGVRDSTSPRRKSFLLTSQWYVETVIQMDRATKRLEPWKIAVIVVSVIVGLALIIGLITFFLCHDQDRYYNATFLITNVKYDPQYERQTTEEFRHLSEEIETMISAVFKGSFLSKRYIRSHVVSLSPDPGGVLASVVLVFKFPSADSKATSWGHVNRVLRRRLKTNSTFLNVDQSTLRLTELNKEKGDNLLNNCCGIRRQAFSFTGVERIVGGQRAQAGEWPWQASIQLDGTHRCGASVISNTWLVTAAHCFRGGTDPRRWTASFGILLRPPKQKKFIRRIIIHERYGDFVLDHKYDVAVVELASAIEFTSDVHSVCLPEASHIFPENTSCFVTGWGALKNDGYSVNELRQAEVKIISTATCNRRQVYGGAITAGMLCAGYLEGQVDACQGDSGGPLVHANSRGIWYLVGIVSWGDECGKPNKPGVYTRVTYYRNWINSKTGI, via the exons ACAGTGATCCAGATGGACAGAGCAACAAAGCGTCTAGAGCCATGGAAAATAGCAGTCATTGTTGTGTCGGTGATAGTAGGCTTAGCCCTCATCATTGGGttgattacattttttttgtgcCATG ATCAGGATCGATACTACAATGCAACTTTCCTCATCACCAATGTCAAGTATGACCCTCAGTACGAAAGGCAAACCACAGAAGAGTTCAGGCACCTGAGCGAAGAGATTGAAACCATG atATCTGCAGTATTCAAGGGGTCCTTTCTAAGTAAGAGGTACATCAGGTCCCATGTTGTCAGTCTAAG CCCAGATCCTGGTGGAGTGCTTGCATCTGTTGTTCTGGTATTTAAATTTCCCTCGGCTGACAGTAAGGCAACGAGCTGGGGTCATGTCAACCGTGTGTTACGCAGAAGGCTGAAAACAAACTCCACATTCTTGAATGTTGACCAGTCTACCCTTAGACTCACAG agttgAATAAGGAAAAGGGAGATAACCTTTTAAACAACT GCTGTGGAATACGAAGACAGGCATTCTCCTTCACAGGAGTGGAGAGAATAGTTGGCGGGCAGCGTGCACAGGCTGGGGAATGGCCGTGGCAGGCTAGCATTCAGCTTGATGGCACCCATCGCTGTGGTGCATCAGTGATCAGTAATACGTGGCTAGTGACTGCAGCCCACTGCTTTAGGGG AGGAACTGATCCTCGGAGGTGGACTGCCAGCTTTGGAATTCTGCTGAGacctccaaaacagaaaaaattcatCCGAAGAATTATCATTCATGAAAGATATGGTGACTTTGTCCTTGATCATAAATATGATGTGGCTGTTGTGGAACTTGCCTCTGCTATTGAGTTCACGAGTGATGTGCACAGTGTCTGTCTTCCTGAAGCATCTCATATTTTCCCAGAGAACACTTCCTGTTTTGTCACAGGTTGGGGAGCTTTGAAGAATGATG GCTATAGTGTTAATGAGCTTCGACAAGCGGAAGTGAAAATTATAAGTACTGCGACTTGTAATAGAAGACAAGTGTACGGTGGAGCAATAACAGCTGGAATGTTGTGTGCTGGATACTTGGAGGGGCAAGTGGATGCCTGCCAG gGTGACTCTGGTGGGCCACTGGTGCATGCGAACTCCAGAGGAATCTGGTATCTTGTGGGAATAGTGAGCTGGGGAGATGAATGTGGCAAGCCAAATAAACCAGGAGTGTACACGCGAGTGACTTACTATCGAAACTGGATCAACTCCAAAACGGGTATCTGA